The Deltaproteobacteria bacterium region GAGAATGCATTGGGTAGTGCGAAGGCAAAGGATCTTGGTGACCTCGTCCAGCACGAACTGTGGACCATGATCGGGGAGGAAAACGTCGCTCGTGCACTACCTCCCTCCAGTGCGTGGCCCGCATTCAAGATCGCTATCGAGCGTCGCAAGGAGGTCCTTGAATCGTCAGGGCCGCTTGGCGAGAACGAGTACCGCTGCTCCCACCTCACGCAACTCTTTCTTCGGGCGTCGGAGATGGTGAAGGCTCTCCTTCTCATTGAAACCGACACCCAACCCCCGCAACGCAAATACGAGGATCTGTCCAAAGAGGAGCGAGAAGCCGTAGACTGGGCGATCGGCATCGCGCGCAATGCCTTCAAAGAATACTCCAACCTAGTTGGAAAGAACGCTGATCGGAGATTCCCAGCCTATTTTGAAGCGGAGATCGTCTATCACGCCTCCTGCGACGATATCGAGAATGCTCGGAACTATTTAACTCAGTTTCGGGATGCATTCAACACTGCCCCGGAAAAAATCAAGAATTCTACTCGGAAATGGATGCAAAATGCCGAAAAGAGATTCCTTGCGATCGAGAGAATGTTGAGCACTTGAAGCTAAGCAGGTGCTACAGAGTTTGTTGCTTTCTCTCGATGGCAGACAGCAGAGAAAAAAATGAAAAACGTTGTCCACCCGATTCAGTAACTTATAAAGTTACCGAGGCTTTCCATTTTTCTTTTTGTAAACGCTTAAACGGGCTTAAACTTAAACGGGGTCGGACCCAATGCCATTAACTTAAGAGTTTTTTTAAAATGAATTCGATCTCTTGGAGTAATTCCAGTAAAAGCTGAAACCAGTTTTGTTTCCATTTTTCTGAACCCTGGATTTCGTAAGCGTTGTGGGCCGCTTGGAATTCCCCTTATAAATAGCGGAATTGAACCTGATCTCACTCAAAACCCATTTCAAAACGCTTAAGAGGTAACATGATATAACATATTGTAATTAGTAAGTTATTTCCTTAAGTTAATAGCATTGGGTCGGACCACGTCAGGGGATTGAACTCATAGTGAAATGGATAAAAGAAGGAGGGCAAAGAGGTCCTTAAAACCACCTTTTTACCCCCAATATGAAGCTTCTAAGATGGGCATAGATGTCGACAGTCGATCGATACTTCTTTTTGAATTTGCCGAATTTTTTTTATACGGAATTCGAGCGACGTTTCATCGTCCTCATCCACAAAAGGAGACCGACCGGGGCACGGTAAAATCCGTGCGCAAATTTTTGGGGGAATCAGGAGTAAAACTATGATGGAATATAAAGGCTATATGGGTCATGTGGAGTTCGATGAAGAAGCGGAAATATTTCATGGTGAAGTCATCAATACACGCGACGTTATTACTTTCCAGGGGAAAACCGTTAAAGAGATCAAAGGGGCCTTCCGGGATTCCGTCGAAGACTATCTCAAATATTGCGTTAAACTTGGCCAACCGCCGGAAAAACCTTTCACCGGGAAATTCTTGTTGAGAATCCCGCCTGATCTGCATCGAAAAATATACGTTGCCGCCAAAAAGTCCGGGGAGAGCATCAATGCCTGGATCAAAGAGCAATTAGAGCAACGAGTCGAAAATGTCTGTTAAAATTACCAGCCTGCTCCCCAGTCCAGCCGACGTGCACTATGAAAGAACCGCAAAAAATAAAGTATAGACTCGATCCGGGGCAGATTGAAGTGGTGGATGATGTCATGGCTGAAATATTACGGCAAAAACCCCGGCCGAAAGGATCCAAATTGGATTTAGGATGTGGACATCGGCCCGGAAGATGTTAACGGCTCATCTAAAAAGCACCCATCCGGAATGGGATGCCAAGCAAATTTCGCGGGAAGTGGCTAAAAGGTTGTCCCATGGAACTGTTTGAATTACTTCAAATCATTATTGAGGTTTTTGAAAAACTGTCCATTCCCTATCATTACTGAAAGAAAGCCTAAATCCTATGTCCTCATCGAACCGATCCTTTAAGGTACGGTTGCATCACGTTCACGTCTTTGCTTCGGATATAAGGGCCACCCTTAAATTCTGGCAGGACATGTTTGGCGCCCAGATCCTTTTTGATACGGAGATTGCCGGGGTCCGGAATGTCATGATCGCTGTCGGTTCGGGACGGATCAATATTTACGACCAGTCGCCACGACCGGGCGGGGGCGGTGCTTATCATCATCTGGGAATTCAAACGGATGACCTGGAGAGTTTGATCGCCCACATGGCCGATAAGGGTTTCTCCTTCCGGGGGTCGGTCCGGGAATATGGCACTCTGCGGTATATGATGGCCCTGGCCCCGGACAACATTTTACTTGAACTGTTCCAGATTTTACCGGAAAAAACACCATCCTCCCAACAGCCTATCATGAAGGCTTTTGATTTCACGGATTAAAACTTTTCCTCGACCATTTAAAGAATTGCCTTATCCGGATAGCGGTATTTTGAGTTGACACGCTCATATTATCTCGATAAGATGAGTCCATGAAATCCAATAACTATATCTCCCGAAGCCTTGAAACCTATGCCTTTGATGAAAACCTGATTGGAAGGCACATGATCTTTCTGGCCGGCCCGCGTCAGGTGGGAAAAACCATGCTGGCCCGGAATTGGTTGGAAAGGAAAGGCTGCTCCTCTCTTTACTATAATTGGGATGATATCAAAACCCGGCGAGCCTACTCATCCGACAGCCGCTTTTTTGAGTCTCCGGCACGCTCACTGGGCGGCCTCCCTGAACCCTGGATCGTTTTTGATGAGATCCACAAACGCAACCATTGGCGGGATATTCTGAAAGGTGTTTATGACGTTTTTGGAAAAGAATTCAGATTCCTCATAACCGGCAGCGCCCGTCTGGATCTGTTCCGCCGATCCGGAGATTCTCTGGTTGGGCGATACAATCTCTTCCACATGTTTCCGTTTAATCTCAGCGAAATAGCCTCCTTGAAGAACCCTCCCTGTTTTTTGAGCCAAGAGAATTTTGGGACAATGGTTTCGAATTTCGAAAAACAGATTTCTCGCCGCTTATCCCCGGAGATCAATGAAGCCCATACCCTTTTTTTACGGAATGGACCGTTCCCGGAACCCTTTTTAAGACAAAACGATCGGTTTTGTCGAAAGTGGCACCAGGATTATTTGAGCTTGATCGTGCGCCAGGATTTAAAGGATTTAACTCGGGTGGTAGAACTGGACAAGATCGAGCAACTGGTGTCACTTCTGCCATCCCGCGTCATGTTTCCTCTCTCCATGGCCAATCTGGCCCGGGAGCTGGAAGTGGCCCATACTACGGTGAAGAAATGGCTG contains the following coding sequences:
- a CDS encoding type II toxin-antitoxin system HicB family antitoxin yields the protein MMEYKGYMGHVEFDEEAEIFHGEVINTRDVITFQGKTVKEIKGAFRDSVEDYLKYCVKLGQPPEKPFTGKFLLRIPPDLHRKIYVAAKKSGESINAWIKEQLEQRVENVC
- a CDS encoding VOC family protein gives rise to the protein MSSSNRSFKVRLHHVHVFASDIRATLKFWQDMFGAQILFDTEIAGVRNVMIAVGSGRINIYDQSPRPGGGGAYHHLGIQTDDLESLIAHMADKGFSFRGSVREYGTLRYMMALAPDNILLELFQILPEKTPSSQQPIMKAFDFTD
- a CDS encoding ATP-binding protein, translated to MKSNNYISRSLETYAFDENLIGRHMIFLAGPRQVGKTMLARNWLERKGCSSLYYNWDDIKTRRAYSSDSRFFESPARSLGGLPEPWIVFDEIHKRNHWRDILKGVYDVFGKEFRFLITGSARLDLFRRSGDSLVGRYNLFHMFPFNLSEIASLKNPPCFLSQENFGTMVSNFEKQISRRLSPEINEAHTLFLRNGPFPEPFLRQNDRFCRKWHQDYLSLIVRQDLKDLTRVVELDKIEQLVSLLPSRVMFPLSMANLARELEVAHTTVKKWLEQLKRLYLLFPVDPWTQKISRGLRREKKWYFLDWYYVPEGPARLENMVATNLNRACQTLTDRGYGLYRLYYVRTLDKKEIDFVVTKDRKPILCLEVKTGETNLSGTLKNRRKWFPDQSTLGVQIVDKRGTLQKFPDNTWVISVDRFLSLLD